One part of the Girardinichthys multiradiatus isolate DD_20200921_A chromosome 10, DD_fGirMul_XY1, whole genome shotgun sequence genome encodes these proteins:
- the LOC124874663 gene encoding UDP-glucuronosyltransferase 2A3-like gives MGSLPRVSLLLVLNVCLLTGPSVQAGKIMVFPVDGSHWVNMNLLIQNLHARGHEVTVVRTATSWYVKESAPHYRSVTVTLPQAIVIEKEDFFVNFLIKMLEIKREGSVTGFVKFYWEMLNALSDIHKQASLLGVEIFENKTLMQNFRDTQFDMVLIDPGLPVGVLVAHELKLPTVYNVRWITSGEGHFVVAPSPSSYVPTSAHPVTDKMTFIQRVKNMLFYFLNTCIDKFIVCPHYDRLVDKYFGPDVKFYHLLQGADIWLMRVDFVFEFPRPTMPNIAYIGGFQCKPSKPLSKELDVFVQSSGEHGVILMSLGTLVKGLPTDITSEIAAVFAQLPQKIIWRHLGERPSNLGNNTLLVKWMPQNDLLGHPKIKAFVAHGGTNGVYESIYHGVPIIGIPLLFDQFENILRLEARGAARVVDAAKLTRQNFLEAVQDVLNNPSYRNNMKRLSAIHRDKPMHPLDTAVYWIEFVMRHKGAAHLRTESYKMPWYSYYSVDVIAFMLAILLMLRAAAVGFIRFICLQLCMKRKSKQE, from the coding sequence ATGGGGAGTCTTCCAAGAGTGTCTCTCCTTCTGGTGCTGAATGTGTGCCTCCTGACTGGTCCCAGTGTCCAGGCCGGGAAGATTATGGTGTTCCCAGTAGACGGCAGCCACTGGGTCAACATGAACCTGTTGATCCAGAACCTCCATGCTAGAGGCCATGAGGTAACTGTGGTCCGAACAGCTACCAGCTGGTACGTCAAAGAATCTGCACCACATTACAGGTCCGTCACTGTCACGCTACCACAAGCCATAGTTATTGAGAAGGAAGACTTTTTTGTGAACTTTCTCATCAAGATGCTGGAAATAAAGAGGGAAGGATCTGTAACTGGCTTTGTCAAGTTTTACTGGGAGATGCTGAATGCACTGTCTGACATTCACAAACAAGCCAGCTTATTGGGAGTGGAAATATTTGAGAACAAGACTCTTATGCAGAATTTTCGGGACACTCAGTTTGACATGGTTCTGATTGATCCGGGTTTGCCCGTTGGAGTTCTGGTGGCTCATGAACTAAAGCTGCCAACAGTTTATAACGTGAGATGGATCACCAGTGGAGAAGGCCATTTTGTTGTGGCTCCGTCTCCATCTTCGTATGTTCCAACTTCTGCACACCCTGTGACCGACAAGATGACATTTATCCAAAGAGTCAAAAACATGTTGTTCTATTTCCTAAACACGTGCATTGACAAGTTCATTGTGTGTCCTCACTACGATAGACTAGTGGACAAGTACTTTGGTCCAGATGTGAAGTTCTATCACCTTCTTCAGGGTGCAGACATCTGGCTCATGAGGGTAGACTTTGTCTTTGAATTCCCCAGGCCGACCATGCCAAACATTGCCTACATTGGTGGATTTCAGTGCAAGCCCTCCAAGCCTTTATCCAAAGAGCTGGATGTGTTTGTTCAGAGTTCAGGAGAGCATGGTGTCATTCTGATGTCTCTGGGCACACTAGTTAAAGGTCTGCCAACAGATATCACCTCAGAAATAGCTGCTGTTTTCGCCCAGCTTCCTCAAAAAATCATATGGAGGCATCTGGGTGAGCGGCCTAGCAATTTGGGCAACAATACCCTTCTGGTGAAGTGGATGCCGCAGAATGACCTATTGGGTCATCCAAAGATTAAAGCCTTTGTGGCCCACGGTGGCACTAATGGTGTCTACGAGTCCATCTACCACGGAGTGCCCATTATCGGCATCCCCCTTCTGTTTGACCAGTTTGAAAACATCCTGAGACTTGAAGCACGAGGAGCAGCGAGGGTGGTGGATGCGGCAAAGCTTACCCGACAGAACTTCCTGGAAGCAGTTCAGGATGTCCTTAACAATCCCTCCTACAGAAATAACATGAAACGCCTGTCTGCTATCCATCGGGATAAGCCGATGCATCCTTTGGACACTGCAGTGTACTGGATCGAGTTTGTCATGAGGCACAAAGGAGCCGCACATTTACGAACAGAGTCTTACAAGATGCCTTGGTATTCATATTATTCTGTGGATGTCATTGCTTTTATGTTGGCTATTTTATTAATGCTGAGAGCAGCTGCTGTAGGTTTCATACGATTCATCTGCCTTCAATTGTGCATGAAGAGAAAATCAAAGCAAGAGTGA